In one window of Methanolobus mangrovi DNA:
- the cfbB gene encoding Ni-sirohydrochlorin a,c-diamide synthase, protein MSHNPPVPEIKQETKEIPRILLSAGSSSSGKTTITIGLLAALTEAGYKVQPYKVGLDYIDPSYYSEITGRRARNIDGFLMDEEGVRDVFIHGTEADGDADIAIIEGVRGLFEGFDSFSDTGSTAQIAKILKCSVILIINARSITRSAAALVNGFKYFDRDVHITGVILNNIGGPRHEKKATEAIEHYTGIPVIGVIRRNNSMKISMRHLGLVPAIEERRRADNYDERIDFIKNTIKDGIKIDRLLEMAQTAPALERPPKTVFTPREIEGERPVIGVALDEAFNFYYHDNLELLQMAGADIKYFSPIHDKKLPDVDGLYLGGGYPELFAAELENNVSMREDVLDASRSGLPIYAECGGLMYLTEKLSTGVKGQGAHNMAEMPESTHDMVGALPGHTLMGHKRVVSYNIGSLAMDSVIGKTGNSFRGHEFHHSEVTDIPKDAKFAIKLSRGTGIIDGWDGLTVNNTLGCYAHLVASSYREFAGSFVDFVMRE, encoded by the coding sequence ATGTCCCACAATCCTCCTGTCCCGGAAATAAAGCAAGAAACAAAAGAAATACCAAGGATACTCCTGTCAGCAGGCAGTTCCTCCTCAGGCAAGACCACTATTACAATTGGTCTGCTTGCGGCTCTTACCGAGGCGGGTTATAAGGTCCAGCCGTATAAGGTCGGACTGGATTACATCGACCCCAGTTACTATTCTGAGATAACGGGCCGCAGAGCTCGTAATATCGATGGTTTCCTGATGGACGAGGAGGGTGTGCGGGATGTTTTCATTCATGGCACGGAAGCTGACGGTGATGCTGATATCGCTATCATTGAAGGTGTTCGTGGCCTGTTTGAAGGTTTTGACAGTTTTTCGGACACAGGCAGCACCGCACAGATAGCTAAGATACTGAAATGTTCTGTTATCCTTATCATCAATGCAAGGAGTATCACCCGTTCGGCTGCTGCTCTTGTAAACGGTTTTAAGTATTTCGACAGGGATGTGCATATAACCGGTGTCATCCTCAACAATATAGGTGGTCCGCGCCACGAGAAAAAAGCCACAGAGGCCATCGAACACTACACAGGTATTCCTGTTATCGGTGTGATTCGCCGCAATAATTCCATGAAGATATCCATGAGGCATCTAGGCCTTGTTCCTGCAATAGAGGAGCGCCGTCGGGCTGACAATTATGATGAGCGGATAGATTTCATTAAAAATACCATTAAGGATGGCATTAAGATCGATCGTCTGCTGGAGATGGCTCAAACAGCTCCTGCTCTTGAGCGTCCGCCAAAAACAGTTTTCACTCCCCGTGAGATCGAAGGAGAGCGTCCGGTCATTGGTGTTGCTCTTGATGAAGCTTTCAATTTCTATTACCACGATAACCTGGAACTGCTCCAGATGGCAGGGGCAGATATCAAATACTTCAGCCCGATCCATGATAAAAAACTCCCGGATGTCGATGGCCTGTATCTTGGCGGCGGCTATCCTGAGCTTTTCGCTGCAGAACTTGAGAACAACGTTTCCATGCGTGAAGACGTTCTGGATGCATCACGTTCCGGCCTGCCAATCTATGCGGAATGCGGTGGCCTCATGTATCTGACTGAAAAACTCAGTACGGGAGTAAAAGGACAGGGCGCTCACAATATGGCTGAGATGCCAGAATCAACCCACGATATGGTGGGAGCACTTCCCGGACATACTTTGATGGGCCACAAACGTGTTGTCAGCTATAATATTGGTTCACTGGCAATGGATTCAGTCATCGGCAAAACAGGAAACTCTTTCCGTGGTCATGAGTTCCATCACTCAGAAGTTACAGATATCCCGAAGGATGCAAAGTTCGCTATCAAATTATCCCGCGGAACCGGCATTATTGACGGTTGGGACGGACTTACTGTGAATAATACTCTGGGATGCTATGCTCATCTGGTTGCGAGTTCTTACAGGGAGTTTGCAGGGAGCTTTGTGGATTTTGTGATGAGGGAATGA
- the cfbE gene encoding coenzyme F430 synthase yields the protein MLDHTNVAVLDLTHAGIIIAEKLSSLGFNVTVVDVYRTVNENVLSGLESNYGIITSKDPMPVDVFDLIVSPAHLYPEYAMLADAREKEIEIMTHHRAVGLILSMTNSLADATVIEVTGSKAKTSSASLLADMLSRNMKVILHTSRGLELWDKGSSRIVHLGLSIAPGSVLLAVDRLNEMGITAECYVFEVSIGLTGFADVGIITTLEPDYMIAASTSHASDSKIDVLSHCKPGEVFFLNVRDRKALDKAKENSRTFFTFSDSDGLDADVQIHFEDGGIVLDHKDDVFSSSLRQNYNSRSYATAFAASGSVAMWMGVSVENISKVISTFEGLQGRMQEKEFSGRKLIDNSNSGMDIRSAERSLDYALSKPEAGSGSIIMVLGEEAAQVCEGLPPENVSEFVSRRGKDIGQLILVGERMQDIDENNVVYACGLEEGLSMALEASSKSDIILSCVKCFR from the coding sequence ATGTTAGATCATACCAACGTTGCAGTTCTTGACCTGACTCATGCAGGCATTATCATCGCGGAGAAATTATCCTCTCTTGGTTTTAATGTCACAGTAGTAGATGTTTACAGGACAGTGAATGAAAATGTACTTTCAGGTCTTGAATCAAACTACGGTATAATAACTTCGAAGGACCCGATGCCTGTTGATGTCTTTGATCTCATAGTAAGCCCTGCACACCTGTATCCTGAATATGCTATGCTTGCAGATGCCAGGGAAAAAGAGATTGAGATCATGACCCACCACAGGGCCGTGGGTCTGATATTATCCATGACAAATTCTCTGGCTGATGCCACTGTGATCGAGGTCACAGGTTCAAAGGCCAAAACAAGTTCTGCATCCCTGCTTGCTGACATGCTTTCACGGAATATGAAGGTGATACTTCATACTTCCAGAGGTCTTGAATTGTGGGATAAAGGTAGTTCCAGGATAGTTCACCTTGGTTTAAGTATAGCTCCGGGAAGTGTACTTCTTGCAGTTGACAGGCTGAATGAAATGGGTATTACTGCGGAATGTTACGTATTTGAAGTCTCAATAGGTCTTACAGGGTTTGCAGATGTGGGAATCATTACTACACTGGAACCGGATTACATGATTGCTGCTTCAACTTCCCACGCAAGTGATTCCAAGATTGACGTACTTTCTCATTGCAAGCCAGGAGAGGTTTTCTTCCTGAATGTAAGAGACCGAAAGGCACTGGATAAAGCAAAGGAAAATAGCAGGACCTTTTTCACTTTTAGCGATTCAGACGGGTTGGATGCCGATGTTCAGATTCATTTTGAGGATGGAGGTATAGTTCTGGATCACAAGGATGATGTTTTTTCTTCATCCCTCCGCCAGAATTATAATTCAAGATCATATGCAACTGCATTTGCAGCTTCAGGTTCTGTAGCAATGTGGATGGGGGTTTCTGTGGAGAACATCTCCAAAGTCATCAGCACCTTTGAAGGTCTGCAGGGAAGAATGCAGGAGAAAGAATTTTCGGGCAGGAAACTTATCGATAATTCCAACTCCGGTATGGATATACGTTCTGCAGAACGTTCGCTGGATTATGCTTTGAGTAAACCGGAGGCTGGTAGTGGAAGCATCATAATGGTGCTTGGTGAGGAAGCTGCCCAGGTTTGTGAAGGTTTGCCTCCTGAGAATGTTTCGGAGTTTGTAAGCAGGCGTGGCAAGGATATTGGGCAATTGATACTTGTGGGCGAAAGAATGCAAGACATAGATGAAAATAATGTTGTGTATGCCTGCGGACTTGAAGAAGGACTGAGTATGGCACTTGAAGCATCTTCAAAGAGCGATATCATACTGTCATGTGTTAAATGTTTCAGGTGA
- the cfbC gene encoding Ni-sirohydrochlorin a,c-diamide reductive cyclase ATP-dependent reductase subunit — protein MMAQKRIAIYGKGGIGKSSTASNVAAACADEGYKVMIIGCDPKSDSSITLLGGKRIPTILDLLRQKIDVKEEDIVHEGYKGVKCVEVGGPEPGIGCAGRGIIVAIQKLKQMCKSIDDMDLIIYDVPGDIVCGGFVAPIRKGLVNQAYILTSGEYMPLYAANNICRGLAKIDTQLSGIICNSRSVTREEDIVRKFSGEIGSKLMAFIPKEQIVQDCERDGFSVLEKAPDSPVAGVYRELAHAIMSNEDSVMPEALEDERLRELTR, from the coding sequence TTGATGGCACAGAAAAGAATAGCCATCTACGGCAAAGGTGGCATCGGCAAATCCAGTACCGCTTCAAATGTTGCAGCAGCCTGTGCAGATGAAGGTTACAAAGTCATGATCATCGGATGCGATCCAAAGAGCGATTCATCCATCACACTCCTTGGTGGTAAGAGAATACCAACAATCCTTGACCTTCTCAGGCAGAAGATCGATGTCAAGGAGGAAGATATCGTCCATGAAGGTTACAAAGGTGTTAAATGTGTGGAAGTCGGTGGCCCCGAACCTGGAATTGGCTGTGCAGGACGAGGGATTATCGTTGCTATCCAGAAATTGAAGCAGATGTGCAAGTCTATCGATGATATGGACCTTATCATCTACGATGTTCCTGGGGATATCGTGTGTGGCGGCTTTGTTGCGCCTATACGCAAGGGACTTGTGAACCAGGCTTACATTCTTACATCAGGTGAATACATGCCACTCTATGCTGCAAACAATATCTGCAGGGGACTTGCCAAGATAGATACTCAGCTTTCCGGCATAATCTGCAATTCCAGAAGTGTTACAAGGGAAGAGGATATTGTTAGGAAGTTCTCGGGGGAGATAGGCAGTAAACTCATGGCTTTCATTCCAAAAGAGCAGATAGTTCAGGACTGCGAGAGGGATGGTTTCTCCGTGCTTGAAAAGGCTCCTGACTCACCTGTTGCAGGTGTCTATCGTGAACTTGCACATGCAATCATGTCAAATGAAGATTCTGTCATGCCTGAAGCACTTGAAGATGAAAGGCTTCGCGAACTTACACGTTAA
- a CDS encoding DUF2150 family protein — protein MAGKDGDVVHHDFYTAERWNNWINQVKESDFKFDESDEPQGKEGAIFVNMEDDIVLACLKIIAKCEKGLISPESALEYVAQVRDIALAEIDPISEDVDMMVESLQTSLMGGFAACEAYLSGDYDNSADIADLVKVALEAEFSDDIEIALGTVAEIGALVISGKELTEKIMEEVPYGLVAEWLDGIDSISAAMVGSDSYKDDEADDGK, from the coding sequence ATGGCAGGGAAGGACGGTGATGTAGTACATCATGATTTTTACACAGCAGAACGCTGGAATAACTGGATCAATCAGGTAAAAGAAAGCGATTTCAAATTTGATGAATCCGACGAACCACAGGGCAAGGAAGGAGCTATCTTTGTCAACATGGAGGATGACATTGTCCTGGCATGTTTAAAGATAATTGCAAAATGCGAAAAGGGACTGATCTCTCCTGAGTCTGCATTGGAGTACGTTGCACAGGTAAGGGATATCGCACTTGCAGAAATAGACCCGATTTCAGAAGATGTGGATATGATGGTCGAGTCTCTTCAGACATCTCTGATGGGCGGTTTTGCAGCATGCGAGGCTTACCTCAGTGGTGACTACGACAACAGTGCCGATATCGCAGACCTTGTAAAGGTCGCTCTTGAGGCAGAGTTCTCAGATGATATTGAGATCGCTCTTGGCACAGTTGCAGAAATAGGTGCTCTTGTTATCAGTGGAAAAGAGCTCACCGAAAAAATAATGGAAGAAGTTCCTTATGGTCTCGTTGCAGAGTGGCTTGACGGAATTGATTCAATTTCCGCTGCAATGGTAGGTTCTGACAGTTATAAAGATGATGAAGCGGACGATGGAAAGTAA
- the cfbD gene encoding Ni-sirohydrochlorin a,c-diamide reductive cyclase catalytic subunit, giving the protein MAEKDISIIHPRPSSIVAALYTLRDLNVDVAILHGPPGCSFKHARLLEEDGIHVVTTALDENGFVFGGRDELSSLLTKVNEMFNPKLIGVVGTCASMIIGEELREPVQDAKLDVPVIEVEVHAGYPNNTKGVLIALESACDAGIIDSDELERQKILLEEATNVEKRHGAASREYLTPSRGDLKYKVAEKVINYLKEGKRCLTIMNAKKETGYMFADITVAINEVAAQLGMEENVINMANVDDTLGLPRVRHHARSIMEDFKEKGITIHENIGGMDEYPIAGEKVSELIAEKYSDFDFAVITGVPHAIPMDNLAGMEVISVTNGPRQVIPLKEMGHTNVIVEIDLHPKTLGVTHIVESEFGATMREVAKDILDAEQEAA; this is encoded by the coding sequence ATGGCAGAAAAAGATATCTCAATAATACACCCGCGGCCAAGCTCTATCGTGGCTGCCTTATATACATTACGTGACCTGAATGTTGATGTTGCTATACTTCACGGTCCGCCCGGTTGCTCATTCAAACACGCAAGACTCCTTGAAGAGGATGGTATACATGTTGTGACCACTGCTCTTGATGAGAATGGCTTTGTCTTTGGAGGACGTGATGAACTCTCATCTTTACTTACAAAAGTAAATGAGATGTTCAATCCGAAACTCATCGGCGTGGTGGGCACCTGTGCCAGTATGATCATTGGAGAGGAGCTCCGTGAGCCTGTTCAGGATGCAAAACTGGATGTACCTGTCATTGAGGTGGAAGTGCATGCAGGATACCCTAACAATACCAAAGGTGTTCTCATAGCATTGGAATCTGCATGTGATGCAGGTATCATAGATTCGGATGAGCTTGAAAGGCAGAAGATCCTTCTTGAGGAAGCAACCAATGTGGAGAAGCGTCATGGTGCAGCAAGCAGGGAATACCTTACTCCTTCACGCGGAGACCTGAAGTATAAGGTTGCTGAAAAGGTTATCAATTATCTGAAAGAAGGCAAGCGCTGTCTTACCATTATGAATGCTAAGAAAGAGACTGGTTATATGTTCGCTGACATAACCGTTGCTATCAATGAAGTAGCTGCCCAGCTTGGCATGGAAGAGAATGTCATCAACATGGCAAACGTGGATGATACTCTTGGTCTTCCACGGGTTCGGCATCATGCCAGATCAATAATGGAAGATTTCAAGGAAAAAGGAATCACGATCCATGAGAATATTGGTGGTATGGACGAGTACCCAATTGCAGGTGAAAAGGTCAGTGAACTGATCGCCGAAAAATACAGCGACTTCGACTTTGCTGTTATCACCGGTGTGCCACATGCAATACCTATGGACAACCTTGCAGGAATGGAAGTAATATCCGTTACAAATGGTCCCAGACAGGTTATTCCGTTAAAGGAAATGGGACACACGAATGTCATTGTGGAGATCGACCTGCATCCGAAGACACTTGGTGTGACCCACATTGTTGAATCCGAGTTTGGGGCAACGATGCGTGAAGTTGCAAAGGATATATTAGACGCGGAACAGGAGGCTGCTTGA